One Deefgea tanakiae genomic region harbors:
- a CDS encoding cysteine hydrolase family protein, giving the protein MMTQPTQRALLVIDLQNDYFPGGAFPLWNTDATLLNIEQAIAKAKALGTHIIHIQHIADPSLGIAPFFNKGSTGAEIHQRILATAPDSPVVIKAYADSFHHTDLEATLQKLGVTELLICGMMTQNCVTHTAISKAAEKYTVSILADCCTTVSEMIHLIALNAVSTRVPLVKSTDVL; this is encoded by the coding sequence ATGATGACCCAGCCAACACAACGTGCATTATTAGTGATTGATTTGCAAAATGATTACTTCCCAGGCGGCGCATTCCCGCTATGGAATACCGATGCAACTCTGCTCAATATCGAGCAGGCCATCGCCAAGGCAAAAGCGCTTGGCACACACATCATTCATATTCAGCACATTGCCGACCCAAGCTTGGGTATTGCTCCCTTCTTCAATAAAGGCAGCACTGGCGCTGAGATACATCAACGTATTCTTGCAACAGCTCCAGACTCACCCGTAGTGATCAAAGCCTATGCCGATAGTTTTCATCACACCGATCTTGAGGCCACTTTGCAAAAACTTGGCGTGACCGAGCTACTCATCTGCGGCATGATGACGCAAAATTGCGTGACCCATACCGCCATCTCGAAAGCAGCAGAAAAATACACCGTCTCAATTCTGGCCGATTGCTGCACCACCGTCAGCGAAATGATTCACCTGATCGCCCTCAACGCGGTTTCAACCCGCGTGCCATTGGTCAAAAGCACTGATGTATTGTGA
- a CDS encoding helix-turn-helix domain-containing protein, translated as MPNSSRPIVAIIAFDQISPFHLSVPCVVFGENHPGAPHFDFRVCAFETPPLRTSAGFTVGDVHDLSVLDLAEMIIIPSWRNPEETPPQALLESLKTAADRGAHLVGLCLGAYVLAEAGLLDGRHATTHWAFAEDFAQRFPNVKLDADVLYIDDGKIHTSAGTAAGLDCCLYLLRSQYGASAANAVARRLVVPPHRQGGQSQYIQQPLPSTARDSRLAELITWVRQNLALPHTLDSLADKALMSRRTFTRHFRLLCGLTVGQWLINERLAVTQDLLESSDFNIEQISAQVGFGSPASLRHHFKQNFGVSPQAWRQTFRGDIAQEG; from the coding sequence ATGCCCAACAGTTCGCGTCCCATCGTCGCCATCATCGCGTTTGATCAAATTAGCCCGTTTCATTTGTCGGTGCCTTGCGTGGTGTTTGGCGAAAATCATCCCGGCGCACCGCACTTTGATTTTCGGGTTTGCGCCTTCGAAACGCCGCCTTTGCGCACCTCAGCGGGTTTTACCGTGGGTGATGTGCATGACCTATCGGTACTGGATCTCGCTGAGATGATTATTATCCCCAGCTGGCGCAATCCGGAGGAAACACCACCGCAGGCTTTGCTTGAATCGCTGAAAACGGCAGCAGATCGTGGTGCGCATTTGGTGGGCTTATGTTTGGGGGCGTATGTGTTGGCTGAAGCGGGATTGCTTGATGGTCGACACGCGACCACGCATTGGGCGTTTGCCGAAGATTTTGCGCAGCGTTTTCCCAATGTAAAACTCGATGCCGATGTGCTGTATATCGATGATGGCAAAATCCATACTTCGGCGGGTACGGCGGCGGGCCTTGATTGTTGTTTGTACTTGCTGCGTAGCCAATACGGAGCCAGCGCTGCAAATGCCGTTGCCCGTCGGCTGGTGGTGCCGCCGCATCGACAAGGCGGGCAAAGTCAGTATATCCAGCAACCGCTACCCAGTACGGCGCGTGATTCGCGGCTTGCCGAGTTGATTACATGGGTTCGGCAGAATTTAGCGCTACCGCATACGCTCGATAGCCTCGCCGACAAAGCGCTGATGAGCCGCCGCACTTTTACACGGCATTTTCGCCTGTTGTGCGGGCTTACTGTGGGTCAGTGGCTGATTAATGAGCGGCTGGCGGTGACGCAAGATTTATTAGAAAGTAGTGACTTCAATATCGAGCAAATCAGCGCGCAAGTCGGCTTTGGCTCTCCAGCATCGTTGCGCCATCATTTCAAGCAAAACTTTGGCGTGTCGCCACAAGCATGGCGGCAAACATTCCGTGGCGATATTGCTCAAGAAGGCTAG
- a CDS encoding alpha-2-macroglobulin family protein yields the protein MSFRSFTWGLLLSISTAASFAASVSQFSPQNEVAKVQQVRATFSAPMIKFGDLSAAAPFDVVCPVKGNARWLDDKSWVMDFSGEMPAATQCSFKVKAGLKAQNGEPITGKTQFSFHTGAPIITRSWPDNGTGVADDSAEYASGGIAEDQAFVLQYNGAAPASSQHLFCQVAGQAERLPMKRLSGDDKATLLKHFNLQKMASQVDVVQCAQRLPANTKVVLINSRPGSRDPQLLNFKVEPEFTANFSCERQNASSGCIPFKDFRLNFSRPIPRSLAEKIILKSASGEAKPYFSQDESSGISEYVRFKGPFTAEAEFEIKLPSELSKELKNGDAFPLKIKTADYPPLAKFSAAPFGILELNADPALPVTLRHIEADMPIKSAKIGGSSLTLKDDQAMMAWLAKVNYYDENIIPINGKDVETRRLSLLKTEKSAVNLSLPGAPDSKGKWPFEVVGIPLKTPGLHIVELESRVLGKTLLDSNKPMYVRTAALVTNLAVHFKHSKENAAVWVTTLDTAKPVVGAKIAVYNCAAELLWQGKTGANGAALIPQFLKEKSCNSRSLAGFLITARKTDTKGVEDVSFARSTWNQGIESWRFPVQTIYGDQPALRAHTVFDRTLFRAGETVSMKHVIRVENSKGFALPKPSQLPTELTITHDGSGQEFKFPLTWRNGRYAESTYAIPANAKLGAYSLKLSKKGARNTSGGDEDAGYDQDGITLYTGTFRVEEFRLPVMRGQISFDNKATIAPQALALSLAMSYGNGGAAKALPVSVSSMLRERYGRPEGFDGFSFYAPELQRDAKTPSLDGKVVLNKAAVVLDGNGAGKVNIANLPPISKPTDLVAEATYTDPNGEVQTISRTVTLWPAAVQIGVQVEDWAAVGKTVAMKAVVVDTNNKPVAGREVKVSAVRHSYLSTRKRLVGGFYAYESEEKTEDLGEVCSGKSDARGLVFCDVELKDEGRIELIAQTSDAEKRKVSAAQTVWVSRQNEMWFDGENNDRIDVVPEKPSYQPGETATFQVRMPFRTATAWVAIEREGVIETKVIELSGKNPTFELPIASAWAPNVYVSVLAVRGRVRDVPWYSFFTWGWKAPSEWWDAYWNEGGDFQAPTAMVDLSKPAFKYGLAQIKVGEAAHKLQVSVTADKPVYSIRKTAQVKVQVKLPNGKPAPAGTEVMFAAVDESLLELQPNTSWNLLDAMLQQRAYGVETATAQQEVIGKRHFGRKALPPGGGGGVAPTRELLDTLLVWQPKLILDANGSATIAVPLNDALTKFKLVAVAEVGAGQFGTGSTSIAVTQDLQLTAGLPPLVREGDQFAAMTTIRNGSSRAMKVAVSAQAAGLNLNPQTLDIGAGEAREVSWPVRVPMGVSKLDWVISATEQGGEKAVDKLAHSQQVEPAIPVTVQQASLRRLDTPVTMPVALPPNAQAGRGGINLQFQAKLTRDMPAVREWFLKYPYVCLEQKASVAMGLQDKARWEKIMQELPLYLDSDGLAMYYPPREGSGAKGYDSLTAYILSAAHEAGYAIPDASRDAMLKGLTQFVEGRIKRDFWSPRPDLDARYLAAFDALARYGRFAPRQLAVLNIQPQTWTTAMLVDWLSLLQRAPTLPDRAARLAEAEQILRGRLTYQGTRMVFSTERDDYWWWLMNNGDVNAARLILAVRELPTWKEDVPKMLTGLLGRQQRGVWWTTNANVWGTLAVASFSKNFEAIPVTGQAKATLADVNKSAVWGTTDPAPVMLPWPVKTTNLSITQQGTGAPWVTVQALAAVALKAPQVAGYSIKKTLTPVEPKVAGQYSRGDVVRVTLEIDAQADMTQVVVDDPIPAGATILGNGLGRDSAIATQGEKRSGWAWPDFEEHRFAGYRAYYSYVPRGKFAVEYTVRLNNAGTFQMPPSRVEAMYAPDVFGASPNAAMVVK from the coding sequence ATGTCTTTTCGTTCTTTCACGTGGGGCTTGCTGTTGTCTATTTCGACTGCGGCCAGCTTTGCTGCCAGTGTTTCTCAATTTTCCCCGCAAAATGAAGTCGCCAAAGTGCAGCAAGTGCGCGCGACGTTTTCTGCGCCGATGATCAAGTTTGGCGATTTATCCGCTGCTGCGCCGTTTGATGTGGTGTGCCCCGTGAAAGGCAATGCGCGTTGGCTCGATGATAAATCGTGGGTGATGGATTTCTCAGGCGAAATGCCAGCCGCGACGCAATGCAGTTTCAAGGTCAAGGCAGGGCTTAAAGCGCAAAATGGCGAGCCGATTACCGGCAAAACGCAATTTAGCTTTCATACTGGCGCACCCATCATCACACGCTCGTGGCCTGACAATGGCACTGGTGTGGCCGATGATAGTGCTGAATATGCCAGTGGCGGCATCGCTGAGGATCAAGCCTTTGTCTTGCAATACAACGGCGCGGCGCCGGCAAGCAGCCAGCATTTATTCTGCCAAGTCGCAGGCCAAGCCGAACGCTTGCCGATGAAACGGCTTAGTGGCGACGATAAAGCGACTTTGCTGAAGCACTTTAATTTGCAAAAAATGGCCTCGCAAGTCGATGTCGTGCAGTGCGCGCAGCGTTTGCCTGCCAATACCAAGGTCGTTTTGATCAACTCCCGTCCCGGTAGTCGTGACCCGCAATTACTCAATTTCAAAGTCGAGCCAGAATTTACCGCTAATTTTTCGTGCGAACGTCAGAATGCATCATCGGGATGTATTCCCTTCAAAGACTTCAGGCTTAATTTCTCTAGGCCTATACCCCGTAGTTTGGCTGAAAAAATCATTTTGAAATCGGCCAGCGGCGAAGCCAAACCTTATTTTAGTCAGGACGAAAGCAGCGGCATTAGCGAGTATGTGCGTTTCAAAGGCCCATTTACCGCCGAGGCTGAATTTGAAATCAAATTACCGAGTGAGCTGAGCAAAGAGCTCAAAAATGGCGATGCGTTTCCGCTCAAAATCAAAACGGCAGATTATCCACCCTTAGCCAAATTTTCCGCTGCGCCATTTGGGATTTTGGAACTCAATGCCGATCCCGCATTACCCGTCACTTTGCGCCATATTGAAGCCGATATGCCGATTAAATCGGCCAAAATCGGCGGAAGTTCGCTGACCTTGAAAGATGATCAGGCGATGATGGCTTGGTTGGCCAAAGTGAATTATTACGATGAAAATATCATTCCCATCAATGGTAAAGATGTAGAAACGCGTCGCCTGAGCCTACTCAAAACTGAAAAATCTGCGGTCAATTTGAGCTTGCCCGGCGCGCCAGATAGCAAAGGAAAATGGCCGTTTGAAGTCGTTGGCATTCCGCTTAAAACGCCCGGCCTGCACATCGTCGAGCTGGAGTCGCGCGTGCTGGGCAAAACGCTACTCGATAGCAATAAACCGATGTATGTGCGCACCGCTGCGCTGGTCACAAATTTAGCGGTGCACTTCAAACACAGCAAAGAAAACGCAGCGGTGTGGGTGACGACACTTGATACCGCTAAACCCGTCGTTGGAGCCAAAATCGCCGTGTATAACTGCGCGGCGGAGCTGTTGTGGCAAGGCAAAACGGGCGCGAATGGCGCGGCGCTGATTCCGCAATTCTTGAAAGAGAAATCGTGCAACAGTCGCAGTTTGGCGGGATTTTTAATCACCGCTCGTAAAACTGATACCAAAGGCGTGGAAGACGTCTCGTTCGCTCGTTCAACGTGGAATCAAGGCATAGAAAGCTGGCGCTTCCCCGTGCAAACGATTTACGGTGATCAGCCTGCGCTGCGCGCGCACACGGTGTTTGACCGAACGCTATTCCGCGCTGGCGAAACGGTGTCGATGAAACACGTGATTCGTGTTGAGAATTCCAAAGGTTTTGCCTTGCCGAAACCAAGCCAGCTGCCCACCGAATTAACGATTACTCACGATGGCAGCGGTCAAGAGTTCAAATTCCCTCTGACGTGGCGCAATGGGCGTTACGCTGAATCGACTTATGCGATTCCAGCTAATGCCAAGCTCGGCGCGTATTCATTGAAGTTAAGCAAAAAAGGTGCTCGCAATACCTCTGGGGGGGATGAGGATGCAGGCTATGATCAGGATGGCATTACGTTATATACCGGCACATTCCGCGTTGAAGAATTCCGTTTGCCTGTGATGCGGGGGCAAATCAGTTTTGATAACAAGGCCACAATTGCACCGCAAGCTTTAGCGTTATCGCTGGCGATGAGCTACGGCAACGGCGGCGCAGCCAAAGCCTTGCCAGTGAGCGTTAGCTCGATGCTGCGTGAGCGTTATGGCCGCCCTGAAGGTTTTGATGGTTTTAGTTTTTACGCGCCAGAATTGCAACGCGATGCAAAAACACCCTCGCTCGACGGCAAAGTGGTTCTGAATAAAGCCGCCGTGGTGCTCGATGGCAATGGCGCAGGCAAGGTCAACATTGCTAATTTGCCGCCCATCAGCAAACCGACCGATTTAGTCGCTGAGGCCACGTACACAGATCCGAATGGCGAAGTGCAAACGATTTCGCGTACCGTGACCCTGTGGCCTGCTGCTGTGCAAATTGGCGTGCAAGTCGAGGATTGGGCTGCGGTTGGTAAGACCGTCGCGATGAAAGCGGTGGTGGTCGATACCAATAATAAGCCCGTTGCAGGCCGAGAAGTGAAGGTGAGCGCGGTGCGGCATAGCTATTTATCGACGCGCAAGCGTTTGGTCGGCGGTTTTTATGCTTATGAAAGCGAAGAAAAAACCGAAGACTTGGGCGAGGTCTGCAGCGGTAAAAGCGATGCGCGCGGTTTGGTATTTTGCGATGTCGAGCTGAAAGACGAAGGCCGTATTGAACTGATCGCGCAAACCAGTGATGCCGAAAAACGCAAAGTGAGTGCTGCGCAAACGGTGTGGGTGAGCCGCCAAAATGAAATGTGGTTTGATGGCGAAAACAACGACCGCATCGACGTCGTGCCAGAAAAACCATCGTATCAACCGGGTGAAACGGCCACGTTCCAAGTGCGAATGCCATTTAGAACCGCCACCGCGTGGGTCGCGATTGAGCGCGAAGGCGTCATTGAAACCAAGGTCATCGAACTATCAGGTAAAAATCCAACTTTTGAGCTGCCAATAGCCAGTGCTTGGGCACCGAATGTGTATGTGTCGGTGCTGGCCGTGCGTGGCCGCGTGCGCGATGTGCCGTGGTATTCCTTCTTTACTTGGGGCTGGAAAGCGCCGAGCGAATGGTGGGATGCGTATTGGAATGAAGGCGGCGACTTTCAAGCGCCAACGGCGATGGTCGACTTATCCAAACCAGCCTTTAAATATGGCCTTGCACAAATCAAAGTCGGCGAAGCCGCGCATAAATTGCAGGTTAGCGTGACGGCTGATAAGCCGGTGTACAGCATCCGCAAAACCGCGCAAGTCAAAGTGCAAGTCAAACTCCCTAATGGCAAACCTGCGCCCGCAGGGACAGAGGTGATGTTTGCCGCTGTAGACGAGTCGCTGCTTGAGCTGCAGCCCAATACATCGTGGAATTTGCTCGATGCGATGTTGCAGCAGCGAGCTTACGGTGTTGAAACTGCCACCGCGCAGCAAGAAGTGATCGGTAAACGTCATTTTGGCCGCAAAGCCTTGCCACCCGGAGGTGGTGGTGGTGTCGCACCAACGCGTGAATTGCTCGATACGCTGTTAGTTTGGCAACCGAAACTCATCCTTGATGCTAACGGCAGCGCAACGATTGCTGTGCCGCTGAATGATGCGTTGACCAAGTTTAAACTCGTCGCCGTTGCCGAAGTGGGCGCGGGGCAATTTGGCACGGGCAGCACCTCAATTGCGGTGACGCAAGACTTGCAACTCACCGCTGGACTGCCGCCACTAGTGCGTGAAGGCGATCAGTTTGCGGCGATGACGACGATTCGCAATGGCAGCAGTCGCGCAATGAAAGTAGCGGTGAGCGCGCAAGCGGCTGGCTTGAATTTGAATCCGCAAACGCTCGATATCGGCGCGGGTGAAGCGCGTGAAGTGAGTTGGCCGGTGAGGGTGCCGATGGGGGTGAGCAAGCTGGATTGGGTGATTTCCGCCACCGAGCAGGGCGGTGAAAAAGCCGTTGATAAACTGGCGCACAGCCAGCAAGTCGAGCCAGCGATTCCAGTCACAGTGCAGCAAGCCTCGCTGCGTCGCCTTGATACGCCAGTGACGATGCCGGTTGCCTTGCCACCTAATGCACAAGCAGGGCGTGGTGGTATCAATCTGCAATTCCAAGCCAAACTCACGCGTGACATGCCTGCCGTGCGCGAGTGGTTCTTGAAATATCCGTATGTGTGCTTAGAGCAAAAAGCCTCGGTCGCGATGGGTCTGCAAGACAAAGCCCGTTGGGAAAAAATCATGCAGGAATTGCCGCTGTATCTCGATTCCGATGGCTTGGCGATGTATTACCCACCACGCGAGGGCAGTGGTGCGAAGGGCTACGATTCTCTAACCGCCTACATCCTGAGCGCGGCACACGAAGCGGGCTATGCAATCCCCGATGCCTCGCGCGATGCGATGCTCAAAGGCTTAACGCAATTTGTCGAAGGCCGAATCAAACGCGATTTCTGGTCGCCGCGCCCTGATTTGGATGCGCGTTATCTTGCTGCGTTTGATGCGCTGGCAAGATATGGCCGCTTTGCGCCGCGTCAGTTAGCGGTGCTCAATATCCAGCCGCAAACATGGACGACGGCGATGTTGGTTGATTGGTTGTCGCTATTGCAACGCGCCCCGACCTTGCCCGATCGCGCTGCTCGTTTGGCAGAAGCCGAACAAATCCTGCGCGGCCGCCTCACTTACCAAGGCACGCGTATGGTGTTCTCGACCGAACGTGACGATTACTGGTGGTGGCTGATGAATAACGGCGACGTCAACGCAGCGCGCCTGATTTTGGCCGTACGCGAGTTACCGACTTGGAAAGAAGATGTGCCGAAAATGTTGACGGGTCTGCTTGGCCGCCAACAGCGCGGCGTGTGGTGGACCACCAATGCCAATGTATGGGGTACGCTTGCTGTGGCCTCATTTAGCAAAAACTTCGAGGCAATACCTGTGACTGGCCAAGCGAAAGCGACCTTGGCCGACGTGAATAAATCTGCCGTATGGGGAACGACTGATCCGGCTCCGGTCATGTTGCCGTGGCCAGTGAAAACGACGAACTTGAGCATCACGCAGCAAGGCACCGGCGCGCCGTGGGTGACAGTGCAAGCACTCGCCGCCGTCGCGCTCAAAGCGCCGCAAGTCGCGGGTTACAGCATCAAGAAAACGCTAACGCCAGTTGAGCCAAAAGTCGCCGGCCAATATAGCCGAGGCGACGTTGTGCGCGTGACGCTGGAAATCGACGCGCAAGCGGATATGACGCAAGTCGTCGTTGACGACCCCATCCCCGCTGGCGCGACGATTTTAGGTAACGGCCTAGGGCGCGATTCGGCGATTGCAACGCAGGGCGAAAAACGCAGCGGCTGGGCATGGCCCGATTTCGAAGAACACCGCTTTGCCGGCTACCGCGCCTATTACAGCTACGTGCCACGCGGTAAGTTTGCAGTTGAATATACGGTGCGCTTGAACAACGCCGGTACTTTCCAGATGCCACCAAGCCGAGTCGAAGCGATGTACGCGCCAGATGTATTCGGCGCTAGTCCAAATGCGGCGATGGTGGTGAAGTGA
- a CDS encoding CAP domain-containing protein: MKKFLLCCLMLWSTMGFAVDLTKGDAAAVLATLNQIRQEQGLPALVPNAALSKMASEHARYLAEHPNDMHQQTNRESPFFTGETVDARCDRLKAGFSCAEVIASKANDWNVSLRSLLRGIYHRKILLDPLLNLVGVGEFRNSKGELTHVVNFAAPTTQLTTMVAKRCVDGQCTELEKPTLMQAQNYVKWPIESSVLGPVHPITLRGQEIPDPLTEDWPVSGYLLSINAKTPFKVLSWSVKDEATAQVFDSQFQPEPNSEEKFWLLKTKKPFDSGARYSVLAKVATKGVETELIWHFQTRSKLQLKAMDVETGTEIKPDAYRKNQKIKLFSDSVSDSVSWKGVCIEFANAEVDSVIATINDLGPHCFVEAQDTQFQNQVIRILFNKGTTSANSM, encoded by the coding sequence ATGAAAAAATTTCTGCTTTGTTGTTTGATGTTGTGGTCGACGATGGGTTTTGCCGTCGATTTGACCAAGGGTGATGCCGCTGCGGTATTGGCTACGCTGAATCAAATTCGGCAGGAGCAAGGTTTGCCGGCTTTGGTTCCGAATGCGGCTTTGTCGAAGATGGCGAGCGAGCATGCTCGCTATTTGGCAGAGCATCCGAATGACATGCATCAGCAGACCAATCGTGAATCTCCTTTTTTTACCGGCGAAACCGTCGATGCGCGATGTGATCGTTTGAAGGCTGGGTTTAGCTGTGCTGAAGTGATTGCCTCAAAAGCGAATGATTGGAATGTCTCTTTGCGTTCTTTGTTGCGTGGTATTTACCACCGAAAAATTTTACTCGACCCCTTGCTGAACTTGGTGGGTGTGGGCGAGTTTAGAAATAGCAAAGGCGAATTAACGCATGTGGTCAATTTTGCTGCACCGACTACGCAGTTGACCACTATGGTCGCAAAGCGCTGTGTGGATGGTCAGTGTACTGAGCTTGAAAAGCCGACCTTGATGCAGGCACAAAACTATGTAAAGTGGCCGATTGAGAGTTCTGTATTAGGGCCTGTGCATCCGATCACGCTAAGAGGGCAAGAGATTCCCGATCCTTTGACTGAGGATTGGCCTGTATCGGGTTATCTCTTGTCGATTAACGCCAAAACGCCGTTCAAGGTGCTCTCTTGGTCGGTGAAGGATGAGGCAACGGCGCAAGTTTTTGATTCACAATTTCAGCCGGAACCTAATTCTGAAGAAAAATTCTGGCTGTTAAAAACTAAAAAACCATTTGATTCGGGTGCACGATATAGCGTGTTGGCCAAAGTCGCTACTAAAGGGGTTGAGACTGAGTTGATTTGGCATTTTCAAACTCGGTCAAAGCTTCAACTGAAGGCTATGGATGTCGAAACAGGGACTGAGATCAAGCCAGATGCATACCGAAAAAACCAAAAAATCAAGCTTTTTAGTGATAGTGTTTCTGATTCAGTTTCTTGGAAAGGGGTGTGTATTGAGTTTGCCAATGCGGAAGTTGATTCTGTGATTGCAACCATCAATGATCTTGGTCCACATTGTTTTGTTGAGGCGCAAGATACGCAATTTCAAAATCAAGTGATTCGCATTTTATTCAATAAGGGCACGACGTCGGCCAACTCAATGTAG
- a CDS encoding helix-turn-helix transcriptional regulator, with protein sequence MQVQTRQIQQTVILAKATQQLRQVACLQPTLMRIRQGEKHIWLNEKTQIARRDDLIIAPAGMQLTLTNVPDAKGYACEVLLFDPQLIEHFRTSYPAAVAAALKTEARLCEKSTPVIAKLWDEVFAATASHEPAELLHHRAEGLLLAMTMAGLGAGLLLNRSDALAARVQQLIMLNAAKEWTVDAMAEQLHLGASTLRRQLDKEGKSFRALLEQVRLNIALGMIQTTKQPIGAIAQQCGYASASRFSARFAQQFGTKPMQLRATVM encoded by the coding sequence ATGCAAGTCCAAACCCGCCAGATTCAGCAAACGGTGATTTTAGCCAAAGCGACGCAGCAACTGCGCCAAGTGGCCTGCCTGCAGCCCACGCTAATGCGGATTCGGCAGGGTGAAAAACACATTTGGTTGAATGAGAAAACGCAGATCGCACGGCGCGATGATTTGATTATTGCGCCTGCAGGGATGCAATTAACGCTGACCAATGTGCCCGATGCCAAGGGCTACGCCTGCGAGGTGTTGCTGTTTGATCCGCAATTGATTGAGCATTTTCGCACCAGCTACCCTGCTGCCGTAGCTGCAGCACTCAAAACCGAAGCGCGGCTGTGCGAGAAATCCACACCCGTCATTGCCAAACTTTGGGATGAAGTCTTCGCCGCCACGGCCAGCCATGAACCCGCCGAATTACTGCATCACCGAGCCGAAGGTTTATTGCTCGCGATGACGATGGCAGGATTGGGCGCGGGCTTATTGCTCAATCGCAGCGATGCGCTCGCTGCGCGCGTACAGCAACTGATTATGCTTAACGCCGCTAAAGAATGGACGGTCGACGCGATGGCCGAGCAATTGCATTTGGGTGCATCGACACTACGCCGCCAACTCGACAAAGAAGGCAAATCATTCCGCGCTTTGCTCGAACAAGTACGACTGAATATCGCGCTGGGTATGATCCAAACCACCAAACAGCCGATCGGTGCCATCGCTCAACAATGCGGCTACGCTTCGGCCTCGCGCTTTAGCGCCCGCTTTGCCCAACAATTTGGTACCAAGCCGATGCAATTACGAGCGACGGTGATGTGA
- a CDS encoding YbhB/YbcL family Raf kinase inhibitor-like protein, whose translation MKLASALFTALVLSSAAFSAHSADFQLSSTDLKANAPMAKQQEFSGFGCTGGNVSPQLSWKNAPKGTKSFAVTVYDPDAPTGSGWWHWGVVNIPADVNSIEAGTVPAGAVQTRTDYGSAAYGGACPPAGDKAHRYIHTVWALDVAELALDANASGALVGYMLNQHKLGKATLTATYQRAK comes from the coding sequence ATGAAACTTGCATCTGCCCTCTTTACTGCCCTTGTTCTCTCCAGCGCCGCCTTTTCTGCCCATTCTGCGGATTTTCAACTCAGCAGCACCGACCTCAAAGCCAATGCGCCGATGGCCAAGCAACAAGAATTCAGTGGTTTTGGCTGCACGGGCGGGAATGTGTCGCCGCAACTGAGCTGGAAAAATGCGCCCAAAGGCACAAAGAGCTTCGCCGTCACCGTTTATGATCCAGACGCGCCAACGGGCAGCGGCTGGTGGCATTGGGGCGTGGTGAATATTCCTGCTGACGTGAACAGCATCGAAGCGGGTACCGTACCTGCTGGCGCAGTTCAAACGCGTACCGATTACGGTAGCGCCGCTTATGGTGGCGCTTGCCCACCCGCAGGCGACAAAGCGCATCGCTACATTCATACGGTCTGGGCCTTGGATGTGGCCGAGTTAGCACTCGATGCCAACGCCAGCGGCGCACTGGTCGGCTATATGCTCAATCAACATAAACTAGGCAAAGCAACATTGACCGCCACGTATCAACGCGCTAAATAA